A genomic region of Thermodesulfovibrio aggregans contains the following coding sequences:
- a CDS encoding efflux RND transporter periplasmic adaptor subunit, producing the protein MKKRKKIALISAGFLIILAVVFVILLSGSKKTEFKTVKVQRGDIVQTVTATGNVNPVTTILVGTRVSGTIVALYADYNSIVKKGQLIAQIDPTPFENDLKQAEADLYNAKSNLFKADVTLKDAERTFKRKQELFKRDLIARSELDDAETAYNTARAQYEIALAQVKKAEAGLRQAKTNLGYTRIVSPVNGVVIAKNVEVGQTVAASFQTPTLFTIAPDLTKMQVDTNVDEADISKIKNGMEATFTVDAYPDRKFKGVVSQIRLSPTVTQNVVTYDVVIAVDNSHLLLKPGMTANVTFVTEERKNVLKIPNAALRFRMPNTTPLKEQGVWVLREGKPVRVKIKTGISDGEWSEVVEGDIREGDSVIVEIKANKKASDSSPSPRMPRF; encoded by the coding sequence ATGAAAAAAAGAAAAAAAATAGCATTGATTTCAGCGGGATTTTTAATTATTTTGGCAGTTGTTTTTGTCATTCTTCTGTCAGGCTCAAAGAAAACAGAGTTCAAAACTGTCAAAGTTCAGAGAGGAGATATTGTCCAGACAGTAACTGCTACAGGAAATGTAAATCCTGTAACAACGATTCTTGTTGGAACAAGAGTTTCTGGAACAATTGTAGCCCTGTATGCTGATTACAACTCTATAGTTAAAAAGGGGCAACTTATTGCTCAGATTGATCCTACTCCCTTTGAAAATGATCTAAAACAGGCTGAGGCAGACCTTTACAATGCAAAATCAAATCTTTTCAAGGCTGATGTTACATTGAAGGATGCGGAAAGAACTTTTAAAAGAAAACAAGAACTATTCAAGCGTGATCTTATAGCTCGCAGCGAGCTTGATGATGCTGAGACAGCGTATAATACTGCCAGAGCTCAGTATGAGATTGCTCTTGCACAGGTTAAAAAAGCTGAAGCAGGGCTCAGGCAGGCAAAAACAAATCTTGGATATACGAGAATAGTTTCACCTGTTAATGGCGTTGTTATTGCAAAAAATGTTGAGGTAGGACAGACAGTTGCAGCAAGTTTTCAAACTCCAACACTTTTCACAATAGCTCCTGACCTTACAAAGATGCAGGTTGACACAAATGTGGATGAAGCGGATATATCAAAAATCAAAAATGGAATGGAGGCAACTTTTACAGTGGATGCCTATCCTGATAGAAAGTTCAAAGGAGTTGTATCTCAGATAAGACTTTCTCCTACAGTTACTCAGAATGTTGTAACCTATGATGTTGTAATAGCAGTGGATAACTCTCACCTGCTTCTTAAACCAGGTATGACTGCCAATGTTACATTTGTTACTGAGGAAAGGAAAAATGTTCTCAAGATTCCGAATGCTGCTTTGAGATTCAGAATGCCAAACACAACACCTTTAAAAGAACAGGGAGTATGGGTTTTAAGAGAGGGAAAACCTGTAAGAGTGAAAATAAAAACAGGAATAAGCGATGGTGAGTGGAGTGAAGTAGTTGAAGGAGATATAAGAGAAGGTGATAGTGTCATTGTTGAAATTAAAGCAAATAAAAAAGCATCGGATTCATCTCCTTCACCTCGTATGCCAAGATTTTAA
- a CDS encoding HlyD family secretion protein, protein MTLKGIGEKFKNSKKIKIILLIVIALVALIFMGKEIYYYIVYERTDDAYIEGTIVPISPQVSGKVVKVYVDYNQRVKKGEPLVEIEPDDYLADVRAKRENVNTLSNQLKEISSQLNEAMAKLKTMEANLQAAHAQRVLAEKEFQRIKGLYEEDLVSKSRFDSQEAALKVAIAQEKAVESQIKEIKSSINTLTVKLKTQQYQIGKAQEELKIAEINLKRTLIVSPRDGRVAKKSVEVGQYVKPGQLLMAIVDEQDIWVGANFKETQIEKMRVGQPVKIKVDAYPGKVFKGHVASFQPGTGAVFSLFPPENATGNFVKVVQRIPVRIIIDTPFDPDYPLWPGMSVIPYVDVTVNTGAKLKDVMGKQ, encoded by the coding sequence ATGACTCTCAAAGGAATTGGTGAGAAATTTAAAAATTCAAAAAAGATTAAAATCATTCTGTTAATTGTTATTGCTTTAGTAGCTTTAATCTTCATGGGCAAAGAAATTTATTACTACATTGTTTATGAAAGAACTGATGATGCCTACATTGAAGGAACAATAGTTCCTATATCTCCCCAGGTCTCTGGAAAAGTTGTCAAGGTTTATGTTGACTATAACCAAAGAGTAAAAAAAGGTGAACCTCTTGTGGAAATAGAGCCAGATGACTATTTAGCAGATGTGAGAGCAAAAAGAGAAAATGTAAATACACTGTCCAATCAGTTAAAGGAAATAAGCTCTCAATTGAATGAAGCAATGGCAAAACTCAAAACAATGGAAGCCAATCTTCAGGCAGCCCATGCCCAGAGAGTGCTTGCTGAAAAGGAATTTCAGAGAATTAAAGGACTTTATGAGGAAGACCTTGTCTCAAAAAGCAGGTTTGACTCTCAGGAAGCAGCCCTGAAAGTAGCAATAGCCCAGGAAAAAGCTGTAGAAAGTCAGATAAAGGAGATTAAATCATCAATAAATACTCTTACAGTAAAATTAAAAACTCAGCAGTATCAGATAGGAAAAGCTCAGGAAGAATTGAAGATTGCTGAGATAAACTTAAAAAGAACTTTGATTGTCTCTCCAAGAGATGGAAGAGTGGCAAAAAAATCAGTAGAAGTAGGGCAATATGTTAAGCCAGGACAACTTCTAATGGCAATTGTTGATGAACAGGACATCTGGGTGGGTGCTAATTTTAAAGAAACACAGATAGAAAAAATGAGAGTTGGTCAGCCTGTAAAAATCAAAGTTGATGCCTATCCTGGCAAGGTTTTCAAAGGTCATGTTGCAAGCTTTCAGCCTGGAACAGGTGCTGTCTTCAGCCTTTTCCCACCTGAAAATGCCACTGGAAACTTTGTTAAAGTTGTTCAGAGAATTCCAGTTAGAATAATAATTGACACACCCTTTGATCCAGATTATCCTCTCTGGCCAGGAATGTCAGTGATTCCCTATGTAGATGTTACAGTTAATACGGGTGCAAAATTGAAAGATGTTATGGGAAAGCAATGA
- a CDS encoding TolC family protein — translation MILRVLLISLFLFFSLQSSAFSLEPVYSLQDCINIALKKNPEILASKATVNKSFFKIGEARSGYFPQIDLSLGYQRSYLENKIGEEYSKQYSAQMSLSQTLFDFGKTSKQVEIQQQFYKATEWQDRDTVLQTIYSVKESYYSMLKAKKQKETAQEVLKQAQRHLDLAKGFYEVGLKPKIEVTKAEVELSNAKLNLITAEKQLSQALLNLKVAMGAVDMPDFDIKDEDYAVRKLNENEAIQIAIERNPQLQAIKFNKQASISTKELVKKEYFPTFTGSASYGYLNEDFPLDKRWTVFFQMSLPLFSGWSTTYRLKQAESDIVYYSSKEDSLRQQITSQIKNLFVQLKEASQKIETLKIALKQAKENLDLAMGRYEVGIGSSIEVVDAIVLFEQTNTQYWQAIYDYNVTYAQIQKTVGWVE, via the coding sequence ATGATACTGAGAGTCCTTTTAATTTCTTTATTCCTCTTCTTCAGTCTTCAGTCTTCAGCCTTCAGCCTTGAGCCTGTTTACAGTCTTCAGGACTGTATTAATATAGCATTAAAGAAAAATCCTGAGATTCTTGCATCTAAGGCTACTGTTAACAAAAGCTTTTTTAAAATTGGAGAGGCTCGTTCAGGCTATTTCCCTCAAATAGACTTATCTTTGGGATATCAAAGGAGTTATCTGGAAAATAAAATAGGCGAAGAATACTCAAAACAGTATTCAGCTCAGATGAGCCTAAGTCAAACTCTCTTTGATTTTGGAAAAACTTCTAAACAGGTAGAAATTCAACAGCAGTTTTACAAAGCAACAGAGTGGCAGGACAGAGACACTGTTTTACAAACAATTTATAGTGTTAAAGAGAGTTATTACAGTATGCTTAAGGCAAAAAAGCAGAAAGAAACAGCTCAAGAAGTGCTTAAGCAGGCTCAAAGACATCTTGACCTTGCAAAGGGATTTTACGAGGTTGGACTTAAGCCAAAAATTGAGGTAACAAAAGCAGAGGTTGAGCTGAGCAATGCAAAGCTCAACTTAATTACAGCTGAAAAACAGCTTTCTCAAGCACTTTTAAATCTTAAAGTAGCAATGGGAGCAGTAGATATGCCAGATTTTGATATTAAAGATGAAGACTATGCTGTCAGAAAGCTTAATGAAAATGAAGCTATCCAGATTGCAATTGAGAGAAATCCTCAACTTCAGGCAATAAAATTCAATAAACAGGCTTCAATTTCCACAAAAGAATTGGTAAAAAAAGAATACTTCCCCACATTTACTGGTTCAGCAAGCTACGGATATCTCAATGAAGACTTTCCTCTGGATAAGAGATGGACAGTTTTCTTTCAGATGAGCCTTCCGCTGTTCAGTGGATGGTCAACCACATACAGGCTTAAACAGGCTGAGTCAGATATAGTTTATTATTCCTCCAAGGAAGACTCTTTGAGACAACAGATAACATCCCAGATAAAAAATCTTTTTGTTCAATTAAAAGAAGCATCCCAGAAAATAGAAACACTCAAAATTGCGTTAAAACAGGCAAAGGAAAATCTTGACCTTGCAATGGGAAGATATGAGGTTGGCATTGGAAGTTCTATAGAAGTCGTAGATGCCATAGTTCTTTTTGAACAGACAAACACACAGTACTGGCAGGCAATTTATGACTATAATGTAACCTATGCACAAATACAAAAAACAGTGGGATGGGTAGAATGA
- a CDS encoding ABC transporter ATP-binding protein yields the protein MPVIKVENVTKVYRIGEQELIVLNGISVSIEKGEFVCIMGPSGSGKSTFMNIIGCLDTPTSGKYYLEEIDVSTMDVNELAEIRNKKIGFVFQQFNLLPRATALENVELPLIYAGVPAKERKEKALETLSRVGLKERANHYPRQLSGGQQQRVAIARALVNNPSIILADEPTGNLDSKASIEIMEIFKRLNEEQGLTTIIVTHEPDIAAFGKRQIRFLDGKIISDTQS from the coding sequence ATGCCAGTTATAAAAGTTGAAAATGTTACAAAAGTTTACCGAATTGGAGAACAGGAATTGATAGTTTTAAACGGTATCTCTGTTTCAATTGAAAAGGGAGAGTTTGTCTGTATAATGGGCCCATCTGGCTCAGGTAAATCAACTTTTATGAATATAATCGGCTGTCTTGACACTCCCACCTCAGGCAAATACTATCTTGAAGAAATAGATGTCTCAACGATGGATGTAAACGAGCTTGCTGAGATAAGAAACAAAAAAATAGGCTTTGTTTTTCAACAGTTTAATCTACTTCCGAGAGCTACAGCACTTGAGAATGTCGAACTTCCTCTTATTTATGCAGGAGTTCCTGCAAAAGAAAGAAAAGAAAAAGCCCTGGAGACTCTTTCCCGAGTTGGACTTAAAGAAAGAGCAAATCACTATCCAAGACAACTAAGTGGAGGACAACAACAAAGGGTTGCCATTGCCCGTGCACTTGTAAATAATCCTTCAATAATACTTGCAGATGAGCCAACAGGGAATCTTGACTCAAAGGCAAGCATAGAAATAATGGAAATCTTTAAGAGACTCAATGAAGAGCAGGGACTTACAACAATCATTGTTACTCATGAGCCAGATATTGCAGCTTTTGGTAAAAGACAGATAAGATTTCTTGATGGTAAAATTATAAGTGATACTCAGTCATGA
- a CDS encoding ABC transporter permease gives MIAISSIINIAVRSLINNAMRSFLAILGIIIGVGAVVTMIAIGQGAREKISTQISSIGSNLILILPGATTQGGIRMGTGTQQTLTMADAEAIAKECSNVSAVAPVISGTAQVVFGNQNWSTAVLGTTPEMTTVRDWEIVSGRFITEQDVRSGTKVAVIGQTVSEKLFGDLEPIGKLIRIKKIPFEVVGVLGKKGQSLTGQDQDDIIYVPITTAQRTLFGNILPGRVRLIYAKAQSMESIPLATDEIKSLLRQRHRIGQGQEDDFTVMDLTQMLKTAEESTRTMSILLGAIASVSLIVGGIGIMNIMLVSVTERTREIGIRMAVGAKPKDIRMQFLIESVFLTMIGGIFGLLLGIAGSLIVSNLMQWPVSISPFSAFIAFSFSAFVGIFFGFYPAYKASMLNPIDALRYE, from the coding sequence ATGATAGCCATTTCCTCTATAATTAACATAGCAGTACGTTCTCTTATCAACAATGCCATGCGTTCTTTTCTTGCCATACTGGGAATAATAATAGGTGTTGGTGCTGTTGTAACAATGATTGCAATTGGTCAGGGTGCAAGAGAAAAAATCTCTACTCAGATATCAAGTATAGGAAGCAATCTAATTCTTATTCTTCCAGGAGCAACCACGCAGGGTGGTATAAGGATGGGTACAGGAACGCAGCAAACCCTTACAATGGCAGATGCTGAAGCTATTGCCAAAGAGTGTTCTAATGTCTCTGCAGTAGCTCCAGTAATATCTGGAACAGCACAGGTCGTATTCGGAAATCAGAACTGGTCAACAGCTGTGCTTGGAACGACCCCGGAAATGACCACTGTTAGAGACTGGGAAATCGTCTCTGGAAGATTCATAACAGAACAGGATGTAAGAAGTGGAACAAAAGTAGCAGTAATTGGGCAGACTGTCAGTGAAAAACTATTTGGAGATCTTGAACCAATTGGCAAATTAATAAGAATAAAAAAAATACCCTTTGAAGTTGTTGGAGTTCTTGGTAAAAAAGGACAATCTCTCACAGGACAGGACCAGGACGACATAATATATGTCCCCATTACCACAGCTCAGAGAACACTTTTTGGTAATATTTTGCCAGGCAGAGTAAGATTAATCTATGCAAAGGCTCAGTCTATGGAGTCAATTCCTTTGGCAACAGATGAGATTAAATCACTTTTGAGACAGAGGCATAGAATTGGACAGGGTCAGGAAGATGATTTCACAGTAATGGACCTAACTCAAATGCTTAAAACTGCTGAAGAATCAACCAGAACCATGTCAATTCTTCTTGGTGCAATTGCTTCTGTATCATTAATTGTTGGCGGAATAGGAATTATGAACATAATGCTTGTCTCTGTTACTGAAAGAACAAGGGAAATTGGAATAAGAATGGCAGTGGGAGCAAAGCCAAAGGATATAAGAATGCAATTTCTCATTGAATCTGTTTTTTTAACAATGATAGGAGGAATTTTTGGACTTCTTTTAGGAATTGCAGGCTCTTTAATTGTTTCTAATTTAATGCAATGGCCTGTAAGTATCTCTCCTTTTTCAGCTTTTATAGCCTTCTCTTTCTCAGCCTTTGTAGGCATTTTCTTCGGATTTTATCCTGCCTATAAAGCCTCTATGCTTAATCCCATTGATGCATTGAGATATGAGTAA